The nucleotide sequence AATGGTATATATATACCGAGAACTTTTGACAATGCCGGTAAGTATGCCTGCATCAAAAGGTCTACCATTGTTACGAAACCCGCAATTATTACAACATATGCCGCAATCCTGATCTTTCCAGGGATTATTTTTCTGAGCAGTGATATTGCAACGTTTGAGCATATCAAAACTGCTGTTGCCGCAAGCCCCATACCAATGCCGTTTTGTACGCTAGTCGTAACAGCCAGTGTAGGACACATACCCAGCAGTTGGATAAAAGTTGGGTTTTGAGTTATAATTCCATCTTTCAATTGGGATAGTTGATCTAGTTTCATTTTTACCTCCCTATCCTAGTTTTGAAACTGCATCAAGGGCAGCATTTATGCCTTTAGTTACAGCATTTGAAGAAATTGTTGCACCGCTGATCGCCTGAACTTCATTATTTGATGGTGTGGTTTTAACTACTTTAATATTAGCTGTTTTATCTTTAAACTGGCTTGAAAAAGAAGCATCTTTTGCCTTTGTCCCAAGTCCCGGGGTTTCGTTCATGTTCGTAATAACATAAGTAGAAACCTTTTTATCGGGCGTAATACCGACTAACATTGAAATAGCTCCTCCAAAGCCTTGAGGTTCTACACTGATGACATAGCCGATGGATTTACCATCTTTTTTAGCAGTATAGCCCTCTGTAACGACATCCGTGGCGGCAAGATTTAATTTGTCAAAACTATCAGCATTAGAAAAGATCTGCTGCATGGCTTCTTTTTTTGTTTTTGCTGAGTTTTCCGCTATTTTATCCTTTGTTATTCCGTTTACAAAGGCAAGCAAAAGTGCTGTTATAAAAGTAATGGTAAAAAGAATTAGCCCGAGGCGTATTATTTCATTATGTTTTTTATCACCCAAGTTTAACACCCCTTCCAAATGCTTTTGGCTTTGTATATTTATCGATAAACCATGTAAGAAGGTTCATAAGCACTATTGCATATGAGACTCCTTCCGGGTATCCGCCGTAATAACGTATCAGAACCGTCAGAAGCCCACATCCTATTCCGAAAATAATTCTCCCTTTCCCAGTAACGGGGGTTGTTGCATAGTCAGTTGCCATAAAAAACGCGCCAAGCATCAGCCCGCCCGAAAGTAACTCAGAAAGCATAAATTGCCCTCTGTTAAGGCCGCCGCTTGAAAGAAAA is from Bacillota bacterium and encodes:
- a CDS encoding RnfABCDGE type electron transport complex subunit G, coding for MGDKKHNEIIRLGLILFTITFITALLLAFVNGITKDKIAENSAKTKKEAMQQIFSNADSFDKLNLAATDVVTEGYTAKKDGKSIGYVISVEPQGFGGAISMLVGITPDKKVSTYVITNMNETPGLGTKAKDASFSSQFKDKTANIKVVKTTPSNNEVQAISGATISSNAVTKGINAALDAVSKLG
- a CDS encoding electron transport complex subunit E; its protein translation is MKLDQLSQLKDGIITQNPTFIQLLGMCPTLAVTTSVQNGIGMGLAATAVLICSNVAISLLRKIIPGKIRIAAYVVIIAGFVTMVDLLMQAYLPALSKVLGIYIPLIVVNCIILARAEAFASKSKPFPSFLDGLGMGLGFTFALTILASVRELIGNGTILGINLLGANYPKVIMMILPAGGFLTLGFLVAGVQYLKQRKGEEKK